A genome region from Purpureocillium takamizusanense chromosome 8, complete sequence includes the following:
- the VCX1_7 gene encoding Calcium/proton exchanger CAX-like (COG:P~TransMembrane:11 (o87-106i113-132o144-165i177-196o216-241i253-274o302-324i336-363o369-395i407-424o430-449i)~EggNog:ENOG503NU56): MSFKPNRGADERTPLINGESSTDNGHVVQQPRSDVYAFFLDYHHTPGRDSESLPIRSLAYTWHIAKVTLLSNYVNFLLVMVPIGIVAGVMGWNPTAVFVLNFFAIIPLAAVLSFATEEISLKLGEALGGLLNATFGNAVELIVSIVALRDGQIEVVQSSMLGSILSNLLLVMGMCFFFGGLRHRGANGRGTEQEFSAAVAQTTCSLMTLSSASLVIPAALYAVMNQNGSEDKGKSILVLSRGTAIILLLLYVLYLIFQLRTHSNLFDAERQAAADEEEEEPHMGAIAAAGVLVVVTVLVAICAEYLVGSIDDIVRSANISKAFIGLILIPIVGNAAEHVTAVVVALRNKMDLAMGVAIGSSIQIALGVTPFLVIVGWIIDRPMSLHFETFETVAFAVSVLVVTYTVQDGKSNYLEGAMLLGLYIIIAVAFYATPADALDQVRGLIMG; the protein is encoded by the exons ATGAGTTTCAAACCGAatcgcggcgccgacgagcgcacGCCGCTCATCAACGGCGAATCGTCAACGGACAATGGCCACGTCGTGCAGCAACCGCGCTCGGATGTCtacgccttcttcctcgatTATCATCACACTCCGGGCCGCGACAGCGAAAGCCTACCTATCCGGAGCTTGGCTTATACGTGGCACATCGCCAAGGTGACCCTACTCAGCA ACTATGTCAACTTTCTCCTTGTAATGGTACCAATCGGCATTGTTGCTGGCGTCATGGGCTGGAACCCGaccgccgtcttcgtcctcaaTTTCTTCGCCATCATCCCGCTTGCCGCTGTCTTATCTTTTGCCACGGAAGAAATTTCATTGAAGCTTGGAGAAGCACTGGGAGGCCTACTGAATGCCACTTTTGGCAACGCCGTTGAGTTGATT GTCAGCATTGTTGCCCTCAGGGACGGCCAGATCGAAGTTGTTCAGTCCTCCATGCTCGGTTCCATTCTATCCAACTTACTCCTTGTCATGGGCAtgtgcttcttcttcggtGGTCTTCGACATCGCGGCGCAAATGGCCGCGGCACGGAGCAGGAATTctctgctgccgttgcgcaGACGACTTGCTCACTCATGACGCTTTCTTCGGCCTCACTGGTCATTCCTGCAGCT CTGTACGCTGTGATGAACCAGAACGGCTCTGAGGATAAGGGCAAAAGCATTCTCGTCTTGTCTCGTGGCACTGCCATcattctcctccttctttACGTACTGTACCTTATTTTCCAGCTCCGGACGCACAGCAACCTTTTCGATGCCGAGAGgcaggccgctgccgacgaagaagaggaagagccTCACATGggtgccatcgccgccgccggagtcctcgtcgtcgtcactgtCCTCGTTGCCATTTGCGCCGAATACCTAGTTGGAagcatcgacgacattgTCCGGAGCGCAAACATCAGTAAAGCATTCATCGGTCTCATCTTAATTCCCATTGTGGGCAACGCTGCGGAGCATGTGACGGCTGTGGTGGTTGCCCTGCGCAACAAGATGGACTTGGCCATGGGTGTTGCCATTGGGTCTTCTATTCAGATCGCTCTGGGCGTCACCCCTTTCCTGGTCATTGTCGGCTGGATCATCGACCGCCCCATGAGCCTCCATTTTGAGACTT TCGAGACTGTCGCATTCGCCGTGTCTGTGCTGGTAGTCACCTATACCGTACAGGATGGAAAATCAAACTACCTCGAAGGCGCCATGCTTCTCGGTCTTTACATCATCATCGCGGTGGCGTTCTACGCTACTccggccgacgccctcgaccaAGTTCGCGGCCTCATCATGGGGTGA
- the COX15 gene encoding Cytochrome c oxidase assembly protein cox15 (EggNog:ENOG503NWB3~COG:O~TransMembrane:8 (i90-110o175-193i205-223o243-267i298-324o369-388i409-428o434-454i)) — protein MTLFVPGIRRAALRAPSQFFVCNQCLRQAPRRSSPSSILHAIRSRGFADAKTVSPLGSVADQMAARSSAAPQAAQELAKSAWPKTTSKGVAYWLLGSAASVFGIVVFGGLTRLTESGLSITEWRPVTGSLPPMSAADWESEFEKYRASPEFKLLNPHMTLDEFKKIYFMEWTHRLWGRIIGMSFVLPTLYLIARRRVTPKMAVNLLGISGLIGFQGFIGWWMVKSGLKDDLFAPGSHPRVSQYRLTAHLATAFVCYAWMLLSGLAVLRTHRMLADPKVGLSVLEALKNPALNAFRRSAFGVAALVFVTAMSGGLVAGLDAGLIYNEFPKMGLGLTPPRSELWDEFYSRREDKSDLWWRNMLENPSTVQLDHRILAVTTFCTILTLFAYSRSGRVAAALPKDAKKGATGLVHLVTLQAALGISTLIYMVPISLAAVHQAGALMVLTGALVLAHRLHIPRPTVRMLEQRLKQLQK, from the exons ATGACCCTCTTCGTCCCCGGAATCAGGAGGGCGGCCCTTAGGGCGCCGTCCCAGTTCTTCGTCTGCAACCAATGCCTCCGCCAGGCGCCGCgacgctcctcgccgtccagcaTCCTCCATGCCATACGATCGCGCGGGTTCGCGGACGCGAAGACGGTCTCGCCGCTAGGCAGCGTGGCCGACCAGATGGCCGCccggtcctcggcggcgccgcaggctgcgcaggagctggccaagagcGCGTGGCCCAAGACCACGTCCAAGGGCGTGGCGTACTGGCTCCTGGGGAGCGCGGCCAGCGTCTTTGGCATCGTCGTATTCGGCGGGCTGACTAGGTTGACTGAGTCTGG CTTGAGTATAACGGAATGGAGACCGGTGACgggctcgctgccgcccatgtccgccgccgactggGAGTCCGAATTCGAAAAGTACCGCGCCTCCCCCGAGTTCAAGCTCCTCAACCCGCACATGACGCTCGACGAGTTCAAGAAGATATATTTTATGGAGTGGACGCATAGGCTATGGGGCCGCATCATTGGCATGTCCTTTGTCCTGCCCACGCTGTACCTGATtgcacgccgccgcgtcacCCCCAAGATGGCCGTCAACCTGCTCGGCATCTCGGGCCTGATCGGCTTCCAGGGCTTCATCGGCTGGTGGATGGTCAAGTCGGGCCTCAAGGACGACCTCTTCGCCCCCGGCTCGCACCCGCGCGTCTCGCAGTACCGGCTCACGGCCCATCTGGCCACGGCCTTTGTGTGCTACGCGTGGATGCTGCtctccggcctcgccgtcctgcgcACCCACCGCATGCTCGCGGACCCCAAGGTCGGCCTGAgcgtcctcgaggctctcAAGAATCCGGCCCTCAACGCCTTCCGCCGCTCCGCTTTTGGTGTTGCCGCCCTCGTATTCGTCACGGCCATgtccggcggcctcgtcgcaggcctcgacgccggcctcatCTACAACGAGTTCCCCAAGATGGGCCTCGGCCTGACGCCCCCGCGGTCCGAGCTCTGGGACGAGTTCTACTCGCGCCGCGAGGACAAGTCGGACCTGTGGTGGCGCAACATGCTCGAGAACCCCAGCACCGTGCAGCTGGATCACCGCATtctcgccgtcaccaccttTTGCACCATCCTCACCCTCTTCGCCTACTCGCGCTccgggcgcgtcgccgccgcgctccccAAGGATGCCAAGAAGGGTGCCACTGGCCTGGTCCACCTCGTGAcgctgcaggccgccctcggcatctCGACCCTCATCTACATGGTCCCCATCTCGCTGGCCGCCGTTCACCAGGCCGGCGCCCTGATGGTCCTCACGGGAGCGCTCGTACTGGCCCATCGTCTGCACATACCGAGGCCGACGGTGCGGATGCTGGAGCAGCGACTCAAGCAGCTTCAAAAGTAA
- a CDS encoding uncharacterized protein (COG:S~EggNog:ENOG503NWER~BUSCO:EOG09261UPM) — protein sequence MPGRQAHGRSLVAAPKPRAPNKKSKARAQKNALDAFGIAQERFPTKHKKTPRARELDADIERKHGREEDEEDEDEDEEVMPKRKKAKAVSQPGGGDDDAEYGSDSEGNEWRLGGLREDDEDSEIESDDAFGDSDNEKFEEYSFRGSKSKKAEDDDSEDDSEDDEGQTLGADAIDLATALDQFEEESDDEPEADDESGSGGSEEESDGSDEDESSEDEEEDDVDPERLEALQGLVSDYGGARDKGDQPVSKPKINLSDLGLTGLDDAFMKKSVKLMNKEEKEKRPGATKRLDVPLSRREQGRLDRAVAYEKTNETLDRWTETVKQNRRAEHLVFPLPQNSDTAGLDTTEIQPLTVKHASNELESTIMSIMEQSGLSMEKKPKPKPQEFDEEGNLLSRKEALVKKRKERELADREAKRAKRIKKIKSKAYHRVHRKQRERDEMAERKHDEEAGEIDSEAEREAQDRRRALERVGQRHKESKWAKMGARTKRAVWDDDFRAGLTEMARKDEELRRRKEGRRGGVDESDSDATSSSGDDDDEVLRRQLDELQEEDDAPQSGIMGLKFMQKAEAAKKKANDDMIKQIRRELDGDEAVDSDEEETGEVGRRSYGTSKANAFETALDTTKRNARRNRAEGDEDESAADVVITTNGSSKAAWNQPSDTPAEIAASKASAWSRGETLRRKKKSAATSSSRAEGIDFDSTFSNTIRPSKPKPRRAARADDDENTSASESETEQHMPLAIRDQELLSRTFAGDEVVGEFEREKAEVAEADDDKVIDNTLPGWGSWVGDGVSSKEKKRHQGRFLTKVEGIKKKDRQDAKLERVIINEKRVKKNDRYLASQLPHPFESRQQYERSLRLPVGPEWSTKETFQDGTKPRVLMKQGIIAPMSKPMA from the exons ATGCCCGGACGACAGGCGCACGGCCGGTCTCTGGTTGCTGCCCCGAAACCCAGGGCTCCGAACAAAAAGTCAAAGGCCAGGGCGCAGAAGAATGCGCTGGACGCTTTCGGCATCGCCCAAGAACGCTTCCCGACCAAGCACAAGAAGACGCCCAGGGCGCGGGAGCTCGATGCGGACATTGAGCGGAAGCATGGGcgggaggaagacgaggaagatgaggatgaggatgaggaagTGATGCCTAAGCGGaaaaaggccaaggccgtctcccagcccggcggcggcgatgacgacgccgagtacggcagcgacagcgaggGTAACGAGTGGCGCCTAGGCGGACTGCgagaggacgatgaggactCTGAAATCGAAAGCGACGACGCTTTTGGCGATAGCGATAACGAGAAGTTTGAGGAATACTCGTTTCGTGGGTCAAAAtcgaagaaggccgag GATGATGACTCGGAGGACGACTctgaagacgacgagggccaaACTCTTGGGGCCGACGCTATTGATCTCGCCACCGCTCTGGACCAGTTCGAGGAAGAATCCGATGACGAACCCGAGGCGGATGACGAATCCGGCTCTGGAGGCTCCGAAGAAGAATCCGATGGGTCAGACGAAGATGAATCCtctgaagacgaggaagaagatgacgTGGACCCCGAAAGACTGGAAGCGCTACAAGGCCTGGTCTCTGACTACGGCGGTGCCCGAGACAAGGGCGATCAGCCAGTGTCTAAGCCCAAGATTAACCTCAGCGATTTGGGGTTGAcaggcctcgacgacgcctttATGAAGAAGTCTGTCAAGCTCATGAATaaagaggagaaggagaagcgaCCGGGCGCTACCAAGCGATTGGACGTGCCGCTGTCAAGACGAGAGcaaggccgcctcgaccgtgCTGTCGCCTACGAAAAGACCAACGAGACGTTGGACCGCTGGACAGAGACGGTAAAGCAGAACCGCCGGGCAGAGCATCTTGTTTTTCCCCTGCCGCAAAACTCCGACACCGCGGGCCTGGACACGACTGAGATACAGCCCCTCACGGTCAAGCACGCCAGCAACGAGCTCGAGTCCACTATCATGTCGATTATGGAGCAAAGCGGCCTCTCCATGGAGAAaaagccgaagccgaagccgcaAGAATTTGACGAGGAGGGGAATTTGCTCTCGCGGAAGGAGGCGCTGGtgaagaagcgcaaggagcGCGAGCTTGCCGATCGGGAGGCCAAGCGCGCCAAGCGCATCAAGAAGATCAAGAGCAAGGCGTACCATCGCGTGCACCGGAAACAAAGAGAGCGCGACGAGATGGCCGAGCGGAAacacgacgaggaggccggcgagatCGACTccgaggcggagcgcgaggcgcaggaccgccgccgagctcttGAACGGGTTGGCCAGCGCCACAAGGAAAGCAAGTGGGCGAAGATGGGTGCCAGGACTAAGCGGGCGGTATGGGACGACGACTTCAGGGCCGGCCTGACAGAGATGGCCCGCAAGGATGAGGAGCTTCGGCGGCGCAAAGAAGGTCGGAGAGGTGGCGTTGACGAATCCGACTCGGATGCTACCAGCAGCTCtggggatgacgatgacgaggttCTTCGTCGGCAGttggacgagctgcaggaagaagacgatgcgCCACAGTCTGGTATCATGGGCCTTAAGTTCATGCAAAAGGCTGAGGCCGCGAAAAAGAAGGCAAACGACGACATGATCAAGCAGATCAGGCGCGAACTGGATGGTGACGAAGCAGTCGACTCGGATGAAGAGGAAACGGGCGAGGTCGGCAGGAGGAGCTACGGGACCAGCAAGGCGAACGCCTTTGAGACCGCGTTGGACACCACCAAGAGGAACGCTCGAAGAAACCGCGCCGAGGGTGATGAGGACGAGAGCGCCGCAGATGTCGTGATAACGACAAACGGCTCTTCGAAGGCAGCTTGGAACCAACCCTCCGACACACCCGCCGAGATAGCCGCGTCTAAAGCCAGCGCATGGTCCCGCGGCGAGACACTCcgcaggaagaagaaaagcgccgccacctcgagctcgcgggcaGAGGGCATCGACTTTGACTCCACCTTCTCGAACACGATCCGCCCGTCCAAGCCGAAACCCCGTAGAGCCGCCCGggctgatgacgacgagaacACGAGCGCGTCCGAGTCGGAGACGGAGCAGCACATGCCTCTGGCGATCCGCGACCAGGAGCTGCTATCTCGTACGtttgccggcgacgaggtcgttgGCGAGTTCGAGCGCGAAAAGGctgaggtcgccgaggccgacgacgataaGGTCATTGACAACACGCTGCCCGGCTGGGGCTCGTgggtgggcgacggcgtcagcagcaaggagaagaagcgccaCCAGGGTCGTTTCCTGACGAAGGTGGAGGGcatcaagaagaaggaccGGCAGGACGCCAAGCTGGAGAGGGTCATAATCAACGAGAAGCGCGTCAAGAAG AACGACCGGTATCTCGCGTCGCAGCTCCCCCACCCCTTCGAGTCGCGGCAGCAGTACGAGCGCTCCCTCCGGCTGCCCGTCGGGCCCGAGTGGTCCACCAAGGAGACCTTCCAAGACGGCACCAAGCCGCGCGTGCTCATGAAGCAGGGCATCATCGCGCCCATGTCCAAGCCCATGGCGTAG
- the VCX1_7 gene encoding Calcium/proton exchanger CAX-like, variant 2 (TransMembrane:11 (o70-89i96-115o127-148i160-179o199-224i236-257o285-307i319-346o352-378i390-407o413-432i)~COG:P~EggNog:ENOG503NU56), which yields MVFGGLYNLSYRQQRRQMSFKPNRGADERTPLINGESSTDNGHVVQQPRSDVYAFFLDYHHTPGRDSESLPIRSLAYTWHIAKVTLLSNYVNFLLVMVPIGIVAGVMGWNPTAVFVLNFFAIIPLAAVLSFATEEISLKLGEALGGLLNATFGNAVELIVSIVALRDGQIEVVQSSMLGSILSNLLLVMGMCFFFGGLRHRGANGRGTEQEFSAAVAQTTCSLMTLSSASLVIPAALYAVMNQNGSEDKGKSILVLSRGTAIILLLLYVLYLIFQLRTHSNLFDAERQAAADEEEEEPHMGAIAAAGVLVVVTVLVAICAEYLVGSIDDIVRSANISKAFIGLILIPIVGNAAEHVTAVVVALRNKMDLAMGVAIGSSIQIALGVTPFLVIVGWIIDRPMSLHFETFETVAFAVSVLVVTYTVQDGKSNYLEGAMLLGLYIIIAVAFYATPADALDQVRGLIMG from the exons atggtGTTTGGCGGTCTGT ACAACCTCAGCTATCGACAACAGCGACGTCAGATGAGTTTCAAACCGAatcgcggcgccgacgagcgcacGCCGCTCATCAACGGCGAATCGTCAACGGACAATGGCCACGTCGTGCAGCAACCGCGCTCGGATGTCtacgccttcttcctcgatTATCATCACACTCCGGGCCGCGACAGCGAAAGCCTACCTATCCGGAGCTTGGCTTATACGTGGCACATCGCCAAGGTGACCCTACTCAGCA ACTATGTCAACTTTCTCCTTGTAATGGTACCAATCGGCATTGTTGCTGGCGTCATGGGCTGGAACCCGaccgccgtcttcgtcctcaaTTTCTTCGCCATCATCCCGCTTGCCGCTGTCTTATCTTTTGCCACGGAAGAAATTTCATTGAAGCTTGGAGAAGCACTGGGAGGCCTACTGAATGCCACTTTTGGCAACGCCGTTGAGTTGATT GTCAGCATTGTTGCCCTCAGGGACGGCCAGATCGAAGTTGTTCAGTCCTCCATGCTCGGTTCCATTCTATCCAACTTACTCCTTGTCATGGGCAtgtgcttcttcttcggtGGTCTTCGACATCGCGGCGCAAATGGCCGCGGCACGGAGCAGGAATTctctgctgccgttgcgcaGACGACTTGCTCACTCATGACGCTTTCTTCGGCCTCACTGGTCATTCCTGCAGCT CTGTACGCTGTGATGAACCAGAACGGCTCTGAGGATAAGGGCAAAAGCATTCTCGTCTTGTCTCGTGGCACTGCCATcattctcctccttctttACGTACTGTACCTTATTTTCCAGCTCCGGACGCACAGCAACCTTTTCGATGCCGAGAGgcaggccgctgccgacgaagaagaggaagagccTCACATGggtgccatcgccgccgccggagtcctcgtcgtcgtcactgtCCTCGTTGCCATTTGCGCCGAATACCTAGTTGGAagcatcgacgacattgTCCGGAGCGCAAACATCAGTAAAGCATTCATCGGTCTCATCTTAATTCCCATTGTGGGCAACGCTGCGGAGCATGTGACGGCTGTGGTGGTTGCCCTGCGCAACAAGATGGACTTGGCCATGGGTGTTGCCATTGGGTCTTCTATTCAGATCGCTCTGGGCGTCACCCCTTTCCTGGTCATTGTCGGCTGGATCATCGACCGCCCCATGAGCCTCCATTTTGAGACTT TCGAGACTGTCGCATTCGCCGTGTCTGTGCTGGTAGTCACCTATACCGTACAGGATGGAAAATCAAACTACCTCGAAGGCGCCATGCTTCTCGGTCTTTACATCATCATCGCGGTGGCGTTCTACGCTACTccggccgacgccctcgaccaAGTTCGCGGCCTCATCATGGGGTGA
- a CDS encoding uncharacterized protein (EggNog:ENOG503P05Z), with protein MATQAPDSSQPSKTSAPKDKNCPYCGQAFTSSSLGRHLDLYIKEKNPKPPDGVHDVEAIRKLRGGITRRHPRGSVGGRKESTPAGTPRQSSAKRETSAPEAETFKPATIPKDGQYAVDSTLSKFPFTPRWEATGVINDIPGKGSWESGDTPQDPARRPSMQRTVSKQAAQKAQYDVKQKLADAMDTARAAELALRELLSSWRAAKQHIDNNSMPFDFDPLSLDFPALTLQCLCPPPTLFSSTQHPTSTSWSVQSPGQREFGALQAYFEEEFRAWKIACASATTAAYEELTYPPSGNPHKDARDAVKRAEKTAEHLEKQVEEHLQSAYDVWDTLPAARQQELWVLELARSVGRKHKESEKMKEQQHRLQQENANLKMQIDQLNRLQQPREFKLLSPTTIPIERDLISHAYEQGVKGGKSVGFDLEDRHQDLGTVVTRSIERWKNVITSTRVTTGGMSAQKSLDQAAQPPGTAPSPSHSQPQSVSQTPQPHPSSHHPPKPLSTASTNGPASEPTTSASNTGPPSIEEEMSDQDADAEMEDDDSFAMMNASPAKTAHAPLQQQASLDVPRTRGLVQQQQSATQDMRFMMQNGAGSPVGRAGMTMSRSMPNMAMAMQGNPMQGGDMGMMQQVRGDPMYME; from the exons ATGGCCACCCAGGCTCCCGACTCCAGCCAGCCCTCCAAGACGAGCGCCCCAAAGGACAAGAATTGCCCCTACTGCGGGCAAGCCTtcacctcgtcctccctCGGCCGACATCTCGATCTATATATCAAAGAGAAGAATCCCAAGCCTCCGGATGGCGTACACGATGTCGAGGCTATACGCAAGCTCCGGGGTGGCATCACGAGGCGGCACCCCAGGGGCTCGGTTGGCGGGAGGAAGGAGTCGACACCCGCGGGCACGCCCAGACAGTCCTCGGCCAAGCGGGAGACGTCGGcccccgaggccgagacgTTCAAGCCGGCCACCATCCCCAAGGACGGCCAGTACGCCGTCGACTCGACACTCAGCAAGTTCCCTTTTACGCCGCGGtgggaggcgacgggcgtcaTAAATGACATCCCCGGCAAGGGATCCTGGGAATCCGGCGACACGCCTCAGGACCCCGCCAGGCGCCCCAGCATGCAGCGTACCGTCAGCAAGCAGGCCGCCCAGAAGGCCCAGTACGACGTGAAGCAGAAGCTGGCAGATGCCATGGACACTGCTCGGGCTGCGGAGCttgccctgcgcgagctcctcagctcgtggcgggcggccaa GCAACACATTGACAACAACTCGATGCCCTTCGACTTTGATCCCCTGTCCCTCGACTTCCCCGCCCTCACGCTCCAGTGCCTTTGCCCGCCCCCAaccctcttctcctccaccCAACACCCGACATCGACCTCCTGGTCTGTGCAGTCGCCGGGCCAGCGCGAGTTCGGCGCCCTGCAGGCGTACTTTGAGGAAGAGTTTCGCGCCTGGAAGATTGCGTGCGCTTCCGCCACGACAGCTGCTTACGAGGAGCTCACCTACCCACCCTCGGGCAACCCGCATAAGGATGCTCGCGATGCCGTCAAGAGGGCGGAGAAGACTGCCGAGCACCTCGAgaagcaggtcgaggagcaTCTGCAGTCGGCCTACGACGTGTGGGACACCCTCCCGGCTGCGCGGCAACAGGAGCTATGGGTACTGGAGCTGGCCCGAAGCGTCGGCAGGAAACACAAGGAGTCGGAGAAAAtgaaggagcagcagcacaggcTGCAGCAGGAGAACGCCAATCTGAAGATGCAGATTGACCAGCTGAACCGATTGCAGCAGCCTCGCGAGTTCAAGCTGCTGTCGCCGACCACCATCCCCATTGAGCGGGATCTCATTAGCCATGCGTACGAGCAGGGCGTCAAAGGGGGCAAGAGCGTGGGGTTCGATCTCGAGGACCGCCACCAGGATCTCGGCACCGTCGTGACGAGGTCAATTGAGCGCTGGAAGAACGTCATTACGTCGACCCGGGTCACGACAGGCGGTATGAGCGCCCAGAAGTCTCTAGACCAGGCCGCTCAACCCCCCGGCAccgcgccgagcccgtcgcaTTCGCAGCCGCAGAGCGTCTCCCAGACACCCCAACCGCATCCCTCGTCTCATCACCCCCCGAAACCCCTGTCTACCGCGAGCACTAACGGACCCGCGAGCGAGCCCACAACGTCCGCCAGCAACACCGGCCCGCCTTCCATCGAAGAGGAGATGAGCGAccaggacgccgacgctgaGATGGAGGATGACGACAGCTTCGCCATGATGAATGCCTCGCCGGCCAAAaccgcccacgcccccctgcagcagcaggcgagcCTGGACGTACCCCGGACCCGCGGcctggtgcagcagcagcaaagcgCCACCCAGGACATGCGCTTCATGATGCAGAACGGCGCGGGCAGCCCCGTGGGCAGAGCGGGCATGACGATGAGCCGCTCCATGCCcaacatggccatggcgatgcaAGGCAACCCgatgcagggcggcgacatgggcATGATGCAGCAAGTTCGTGGCGACCCCATGTACATGGAATAA
- a CDS encoding uncharacterized protein (COG:S~EggNog:ENOG503PANU~SECRETED:SignalP(1-22~SECRETED:cutsite=ASG-AP~SECRETED:prob=0.9214)~MEROPS:MER0351045), with protein MQLTSFKALALAAALLQTPASGAPVVEGHAAPAASHGLPVVYTTTTSHGQVVDWVKPESQGRLAKTPGAPPPHSRISKIMTTGGGGPTGHGRGVTPRMEQLLRDPEMKGPAGTVPILRTAGRPTLPPKRLPHSEDNGAGIASSSSSGNGSDSNIHPRSYAGTHWYASSNQYVDSRGGMATFSLFSPFTQRGSDFSLMQTAVVRGGAPHAGTGPKDQTVEAGWIAYPDQVSGTHLFAYYTTNGYSADGDNVGGWNRDHAGWVQVDSAIYPGVAFAPLSVDGGTQYEMEICYQLIDGNWWLWVLDRWVGYYPGGLFAAGGVNAADTLAGHSDRIHFYGEIYNSEDDMTTTDMGSGQFAEAGWTHSAYQHNIVYYDLNTKPYDYDAGNLFVISDPNRYSLVSHFKSGSEWGSYMYLGGPGAGGVIGG; from the coding sequence ATGCAGTTGACCTCGTtcaaggcgctggcgctcgccgccgcgctgctgcagacgcccgcgtcgggggcgcccgtcgtcgagggccacgccgcgcccgccgcgagccacGGCCTGCCGGTGGTgtacacgacgacgacgtcgcacGGGCAGGTCGTCGACTGGGTCAAGCCCGAGTCGCAGGGCAGGCTCGCCAAGACgccgggcgcgccgccacctcacAGCAGGATCAGCAAGAtcatgacgacgggcggcggcggccccacgggtcacgggcgcggcgtgacgccgaggatggagCAGCTCCTGCGGGATCCCGAGATGAAGGGCCCCGCCGGGACGGTGCCGATCCTCCGGACCGCGGGAAGACCCACTCTGCCGCCGAAGCGGCTGCCCCACTCCGAGGacaacggcgccggcatcgcatcgtcgtcgtcgtccggcaacggcagcgacagcaacatCCACCCGCGGTCCTACGCCGGGACGCACTGGTACGCCAGCTCGAACCAGTACGTGgacagccgcggcggcatggccacGTTTAGCCTCTTCAGCCCCTTCACGCAGCGCGGGTCCGACTTCTCGCTGATGCAGACGGCCGTGGtgcggggcggggcgccgCACGCCGGCACGGGCCCCAAGGACCAGACGGTCGAGGCCGGGTGGATCGCGTACCCGGACCAGGTCTCCGGCACGCACCTGTTCGCCTACTACACCACCAACGGGtacagcgccgacggcgacaacgtgGGCGGGTGGAACCGCGACCACGCCGGCTGGGTGCAGGTCGACTCGGCCATCTACCCGGGCGTCGCCTTCGCGCCCCTgtccgtcgacggcggaACCCAGTACGAGATGGAGATTTGCTACCAGCTCATCGACGGCAACTGGTGGCTGTGGGTGCTCGACCGCTGGGTCGGCTACTACCCGGGCGGCCTCTTCGCCGCGGGAggcgtcaacgccgccgacacgcTCGCCGGCCACTCGGACCGCATCCACTTCTACGGCGAGATCTACAacagcgaggacgacatgACCACCACCGACATGGGCAGCGGCCAGTTCGCAGAGGCCGGCTGGACCCACTCGGCCTACCAGCACAACATTGTCTACTACGACCTCAACACCAAGCCCTACGACTACGATGCCGGCAACCTGTTCGTCATCAGCGACCCGAACCGCTACAGCCTCGTCTCGCACTTCAAGTCGGGCAGCGAGTGGGGCAGCTACATGTACCTGGGCGGACCGGGTGCCGGCGGGGTCATTGGCGGGTGA